GGCGATGCGCCGGGCATGGGCCGAGCGCAGTGTACGCACGATGTTGATGCGCGACGGATTGCCCTCGTTGGCGATACCAGCGCGTACGGTCTTGAAGGTGTCGGCACCGGTCAGGTGACGCTTGACCAGGTTGGGCAGCTCCAGGTCCTCGAACATGAACTCGAGGAATTCTTCCTGAGTGATCTGGAAGACGAATTCGTCCATGCCCTCGCCGGAATTACCGGCCTTGCCGCGTCCGCCACCGCCACCACCGCCTTGCGGACGGGCGATATGTTCGCCTGCGGTGAATTCCTTGTTGCCCGGATGAACGATGGTCTGCTTTCCGCCACGGCCGTGATGCAGCACCGGTTCGTCGATATCGCGCCCGGGAATGCTGATCTGCTCACCATGCTCCATGTCCATGATGGAGCGGCGGCTGACCGCCTCTTCGACGGCCTTCTTGATGTGCTCACGGTACCGGCGCAGAAAGCGCTGGCGGTTGACCGTGCTCTTGTTCTTGCCGTTCAGGCGTCGGTCGATTACGTAGCTCATGGGGCCTCCGCTAAGAGCAGCTGCAAGCGTCAAGCTGCGAGACACAGCAGCCACCAGCACTGCAAGCCGAGGCGCAGACCTGACGGTCGCGCCGTACAGCTTGCAGCCTGTGGCTGACAGCTTGTCGCTTTATTGCGATTTCCTGACCCGCAGGTACCATTCCGACAGCAGGCGCACCTGTTTGTCGGTGTAGCCACGTTCCACCATCCGCGTGACGAAGTCGTTGTGTTTCTGTTGGTCTTCCTTGCTTGCCTTGGCGTTGAAACTGATGACTGGCAGCAGGTCTTCGGTGTTGGAGAACATTTTCTTCTCGATCACCACCCGCAGCTTCTCGTAGCTCAGCCAGCTTGGGTTCTTGCCGTTGTTGTTGGCGCGGGCACGCAGCACGAAGTTGACGATTTCGTTGCGGAAGTCCTTCGGATTGCTGATGCCGGCCGGTTTCTCGATTTTCTCCAGTTCTTCGTTGAGGGCGATCCGGTTGAGGATTTCGCCGGTTTCCGGGTCGCGGTATTCCTGGTCCTGAATCCAGAAGTCTGCGTACAGCACATAACGGTCGAAGATGTTCTGGCCGTATTCGCTGTAGGACTCCAGGTAGGCGGTCTGGATCTCCTTGCCGATGAACTCGATGTAGCGCGGTGCCAGGTATTCCTTGAGGTAGCGCAGGTAGCGTTCGCGCACCTCGGCCGGGAATTGCTCCTGTTCGATCTGCTGTTCGAGCACATAAAGCAGGTGCACCGGGTTGGCCGCGACTTCGTGCGGGTCGAAGTTGAACACTTTGGAGAGGATCTTGAAGGCGAAGCGGGTCGACAGGCCGTTCATGCCTTCGTCGACGCCAGCGGCATCACGATACTCCTGGATCGACTTGGCCTTTGGATCGGTATCCTTGAGGTTTTCGCCGTCATATACCCGCATTTTCGAGTAGATGTTCGAGTTTTCCGGCTCTTTCAGGCGTGAGAGCACGGTGAACTGGGCGAGCATCTTGAGGGTGTCGGGCGCGCAATGGGCCTTGGACAGCGAGCTGTTGACCAACAGCTTGTCGTAAATCTTGATTTCGTCGCTGACCCGCAGGCAGTAGGGCACCTTGACGATATAGATCCGGTCGATGAACGCCTCGTTGTTCTTGTTGTTGCGGAAGGTGTGCCACTCAGACTCGTTGGAGTGGGCCAGCAGGATGCCCGAATAGGGAATTGCCCCCAGGCCCTCGGTGCTGTTGTAGTTGCCTTCCTGGGTGGCGGTGAGCAAGGGGTGCAGGACCTTGATCGGTGCCTTGAACATCTCCACGAACTCCATCAGGCCCTGGTTGGCCCGGCACAGGGCGCCCGAGTAGCTGTAGGCGTCGGCGTCGTTCTGCGGGAATTCCTCGAGCTTGCGGATATCCACCTTGCCGACCAGTGCGGAAATGTCCTGGTTGTTCTCGTCGCCGGGTTCGGTCTTGGCGATAGCGATCTGGTTGAGGATCGAAGGGTACAGCTTGACCACGCGGAACTTGCTGATATCGCCGCCATATTCCTGAAGACGCTTGGTCGCCCAGGGCGACATGATGGTGTTCAGGTAGCGCCGCGAGATGCCGTACTCCTCTTCGAGGATGGCGCCGTCTTCGGTGGCGTTGAACAGGCCCAGTGGCGACTCGAATACGGGCGAATCCTTGATGGCGTAGAACGGCACTTTCTCCATCAGCTGCTTGAGTTTCTCGGCCAGGGACGATTTGCCGCCGCCTACCGGGCCCAGCAGATAGAGGATCTGTTTCTTCTCTTCCAGGCCTTGGGCGGCGTGGCGGAAGTATGAAACGATCTGGTCGATGCACTCTTCCATGCCGTGGAAGTCGGCAAAGGCCGGATACCGGCGGATCACCTTGTTGGAGAAGATCCGCGACAGTCTGGAGTTGCTCGAGGTGTCGATCAGTTCCGGCTCACCGATGGCCAGCAACAGCCGTTCAGCGGCCGATGCGTAGGCACTGCGATCCTCTTTGCACAGCTCGAGGTACTCCTGCAGCGAGAGTTCTTCCTGGCGCGTTGACTCGAAACGTTGTTGGAAGTGGCTAAAAATGCTCATGACGTCACCTCGCTCGATACGTGGAGACGACGCCGGATCAGTCAGCTGATGCTGGCATGCAAGCGGCTTTCACCGAATGCTGTTTACCCCCCAGAACACCTTGGAACGCTACCGATGACCCGCACGCCGGTGTACCGGCTCTCCCCTTTTTTGGATGGCCTGCGCTTAAGGATAGTTGGTAATACGCAAGGTCAAGGGCGAGGGGCCGAGAAGTTGCTTCCGACCGTTCGTCAGGTAAGGCGCAAGCCCGCATGTGACGCGGGCTTGAGGGGAAATGAAAAAAATTATTCGGCGTCGCCCTGGGCGGTTTCGGCCGGATAGGTAGCGCGCCACAGCTCGAAGCCGCCGTCGACGCTGTAGACCTCAGAGAAGCCCTGGCCCACCAGGTAGGCGGCGGCACTCTGGCTGGAGTTACCGTGATAGCAGACCACCAGCGTCGGCGCGTCGAGGTCGGCGTTGCGGATGAAGTCGGCCACCGAATGGTTATCCAGATGGCGGGCGCCGGTGATATGGCCGGCAGCGAAGGCCTGGGGATCGCGAATGTCGACCACCACCGCACCTTGTGCACGCAAGGCCAGGGCCTGTTCCGGAGGGATGCGCTTGAATTCGCTCATGGGTACGTTTTCCTTCAGGTTCGGTCGTTGATTCTAGTGGGTTCCGGTGCCGTACGTACGGTGCCTTCGTCGGTGCAGTCGCAGCGGTGGTATTGGCCGCTGTCCAGGTTGTACAGGGTCATGGCGCCGCCCCATACGCAACCGGTGTCCAGGGCGATGACGCTCGGCTCTTCGACGTTGCCTTCGAGGGCGGCCCAATGGCCGAAAATGATCTTCACGTGGCGCGAGCGACGGTCCTTGTGGGCGTACCAGGGCTTGTAGCCCTTGGGGGCGCTGTCCAGGCCTTCCTTGCTCTTGAGGTCGAGCTTGCCGTCGGTGGTGCAGAAACGCATGCGGGTGAAATAGTTGGTGATGACCCGCAGGCGCTCGACGCCGCTGAGGTTCTTGCTCCACTTGTTCGGTTCATTGCCATACATGCCGTCGAGGTAGAGCTTGAGGCGGTTGTCGTCGCGCAGCACCTCCTCCACCTCTGCTGCCAGCTCCAGGGCCTTGCCCAGCGTCCACTGGGGCGGGATGCCGGCGTGAGCCATGGCGATACCCCGGGCCTCGTCATAGTGCAGCAGCTTCTGGCGGCGCAGCCAGTCGAGCAACTGATCGGCGTCTGGTGCCTCGATGATCTCGCGCAGGGTGTCACTTTTCTTCAGGCGCTCGATGTTATGCCAGGCTGCGAGCAGGTGCAGGTCATGGTTGCCGAGCACGCAGACCAGCGACTCGCGCATCGCATACAGGTAGCGCAGGGTTTCGAGCGATTCCGGGCCACGGTTGACCAGGTCGCCCACCAGCCACAGGCGATCGACCTTGGGATCGAAGTTGACGCGTTCGAGCAAGCACTTGAGCGGTTGCAGGCAGCCTTGCAG
The Pseudomonas putida genome window above contains:
- a CDS encoding PrkA family serine protein kinase — translated: MSIFSHFQQRFESTRQEELSLQEYLELCKEDRSAYASAAERLLLAIGEPELIDTSSNSRLSRIFSNKVIRRYPAFADFHGMEECIDQIVSYFRHAAQGLEEKKQILYLLGPVGGGKSSLAEKLKQLMEKVPFYAIKDSPVFESPLGLFNATEDGAILEEEYGISRRYLNTIMSPWATKRLQEYGGDISKFRVVKLYPSILNQIAIAKTEPGDENNQDISALVGKVDIRKLEEFPQNDADAYSYSGALCRANQGLMEFVEMFKAPIKVLHPLLTATQEGNYNSTEGLGAIPYSGILLAHSNESEWHTFRNNKNNEAFIDRIYIVKVPYCLRVSDEIKIYDKLLVNSSLSKAHCAPDTLKMLAQFTVLSRLKEPENSNIYSKMRVYDGENLKDTDPKAKSIQEYRDAAGVDEGMNGLSTRFAFKILSKVFNFDPHEVAANPVHLLYVLEQQIEQEQFPAEVRERYLRYLKEYLAPRYIEFIGKEIQTAYLESYSEYGQNIFDRYVLYADFWIQDQEYRDPETGEILNRIALNEELEKIEKPAGISNPKDFRNEIVNFVLRARANNNGKNPSWLSYEKLRVVIEKKMFSNTEDLLPVISFNAKASKEDQQKHNDFVTRMVERGYTDKQVRLLSEWYLRVRKSQ
- the glpE gene encoding thiosulfate sulfurtransferase GlpE — its product is MSEFKRIPPEQALALRAQGAVVVDIRDPQAFAAGHITGARHLDNHSVADFIRNADLDAPTLVVCYHGNSSQSAAAYLVGQGFSEVYSVDGGFELWRATYPAETAQGDAE
- a CDS encoding symmetrical bis(5'-nucleosyl)-tetraphosphatase, whose protein sequence is MATYAVGDLQGCLQPLKCLLERVNFDPKVDRLWLVGDLVNRGPESLETLRYLYAMRESLVCVLGNHDLHLLAAWHNIERLKKSDTLREIIEAPDADQLLDWLRRQKLLHYDEARGIAMAHAGIPPQWTLGKALELAAEVEEVLRDDNRLKLYLDGMYGNEPNKWSKNLSGVERLRVITNYFTRMRFCTTDGKLDLKSKEGLDSAPKGYKPWYAHKDRRSRHVKIIFGHWAALEGNVEEPSVIALDTGCVWGGAMTLYNLDSGQYHRCDCTDEGTVRTAPEPTRINDRT